A stretch of the Synechocystis sp. PCC 7338 genome encodes the following:
- a CDS encoding DUF3368 domain-containing protein: MIVVSDTSAIANLAVVDHFWLLQATYKSVVIPEAVASEIAVATNPKISLILQLDWIQTRLPSPPSYQLAEQLQRERGLDYGEAHAIALALDLQADDLLMDERLGRRETTRLGLSIVGILRVLLVAKQIDLIPQVKPIIDSLINQAGFRVSSQLYERILTFAQEI, translated from the coding sequence ATGATTGTTGTTAGTGACACCTCGGCCATTGCTAATCTTGCTGTTGTGGATCATTTTTGGTTATTACAAGCAACTTATAAAAGTGTAGTTATTCCAGAAGCTGTTGCCAGTGAAATCGCCGTCGCCACTAATCCCAAAATTTCCTTAATTCTCCAATTAGATTGGATTCAGACCCGCTTGCCTAGTCCTCCTAGCTATCAATTAGCTGAACAACTACAAAGGGAACGGGGACTTGATTATGGAGAAGCCCATGCCATAGCCCTGGCCCTTGATTTACAGGCTGATGATCTACTAATGGACGAGCGCTTGGGGAGAAGGGAAACTACTCGCTTAGGGTTGTCAATAGTCGGAATTTTGAGAGTTTTACTTGTTGCCAAACAAATAGATCTTATCCCGCAAGTGAAACCAATTATTGACAGTTTGATCAATCAAGCAGGATTTCGGGTTAGCTCCCAACTATACGAACGCATCTTAACTTTTGCTCAGGAAATTTAA
- a CDS encoding UPF0175 family protein — MVDGSPMQITLNLPDHLSQVGNFDQNDWLREIAIALFEQEQISLSRASKISSMGIMEFQKLLSDRGICIHYDVEEFEQDIQHLQSRSWL, encoded by the coding sequence GTGGTTGATGGTAGTCCAATGCAAATCACTTTAAACCTACCGGATCACCTAAGTCAGGTAGGAAACTTCGATCAGAATGATTGGCTTCGGGAAATTGCCATTGCCCTATTTGAACAAGAACAAATTTCCCTGAGTCGTGCCAGTAAAATTTCCTCCATGGGAATTATGGAATTTCAAAAACTCCTATCAGATCGGGGAATTTGTATTCATTACGATGTGGAGGAATTTGAACAAGACATTCAGCATCTGCAAAGTCGCAGTTGGCTATGA
- the mraY gene encoding phospho-N-acetylmuramoyl-pentapeptide-transferase, whose amino-acid sequence MANAKSSSLPSWKNPSGKTLLILLWALALALMALLSSWAGLPWLGNGKLLIALGFTALVTALIGMAVVPMLINLKASQVIQSDGPQSHLKKAGTPTMGGIFFVPVAVAIAVVGTQFNADVMVVGLVTLGYMAIGWVDDWQILKYKSNKGLTPKQKLFLQVAIAVIFCAWLFFYGPTDITNIRIMQFVLPLGFLFWLVATFALVAESNATNLTDGVDGLAAGTGAIAFVGLGLLVVKDNPALAFFCCAMAGGCIGFVHHNHNPARVFMGDTGSLALGGSLAAVGIMTGNLWGLLLISGIFLAESLSVIAQVGYYKATKGPDGVGKRLLKMAPIHHHLELSGWTETQIVGSFYLINTLLAIVAMATV is encoded by the coding sequence ATGGCCAACGCAAAATCTTCGTCCCTTCCCAGTTGGAAAAATCCCAGCGGTAAAACTTTGCTAATCTTGCTCTGGGCCTTGGCTTTAGCCCTGATGGCCCTGTTGAGTAGCTGGGCGGGTCTGCCTTGGTTAGGCAATGGGAAATTACTGATTGCCTTGGGTTTTACGGCCTTGGTCACGGCCTTAATTGGTATGGCGGTGGTACCAATGTTGATAAATCTGAAAGCAAGCCAAGTGATCCAGTCCGACGGCCCCCAAAGTCATCTTAAAAAGGCGGGTACTCCTACCATGGGAGGGATTTTTTTTGTGCCCGTGGCGGTGGCGATCGCCGTGGTGGGCACTCAGTTTAACGCCGATGTCATGGTGGTGGGCTTAGTAACTTTGGGTTATATGGCGATCGGTTGGGTGGATGACTGGCAAATTTTAAAATACAAATCTAATAAAGGTTTAACCCCTAAACAGAAATTATTTTTACAGGTGGCGATCGCCGTTATTTTTTGCGCTTGGCTATTTTTTTATGGGCCAACGGACATCACTAACATTCGCATTATGCAATTTGTCTTACCCCTGGGTTTCCTTTTTTGGTTAGTGGCCACCTTTGCCCTAGTGGCGGAAAGCAATGCCACGAATTTGACCGATGGGGTGGATGGTTTAGCTGCAGGCACCGGGGCGATCGCCTTTGTGGGGTTGGGTTTATTGGTGGTGAAGGACAATCCGGCGTTGGCCTTTTTCTGCTGCGCCATGGCCGGTGGCTGTATTGGTTTCGTGCACCATAACCATAATCCTGCTCGGGTATTTATGGGGGATACGGGGTCTTTAGCCCTGGGGGGGAGTTTAGCGGCGGTGGGCATCATGACCGGCAATCTCTGGGGACTGCTATTGATCAGTGGCATCTTCCTGGCGGAATCCCTCTCTGTCATTGCCCAAGTAGGTTACTACAAAGCCACCAAAGGCCCCGACGGGGTAGGCAAAAGGCTGTTGAAAATGGCCCCCATCCACCACCATTTAGAACTAAGCGGCTGGACTGAAACCCAGATTGTGGGCTCCTTTTACCTGATCAATACCCTCTTGGCGATCGTGGCTATGGCAACGGTATAA
- a CDS encoding mechanosensitive ion channel family protein has protein sequence MPLITKLKKYRRKYQRFFWLGCVVLALLLIIPHPSQAQFVMPQGFSTQGDYQPPGVSRYGPIEVAPVRSPVDNSFLFDVASPTVYNRQENTSEVPVEQRAQDIESKLELAIFTRDMNPDDLRVETSRLNNVVVVTVSNDDYPLPLVLASVTENDADFNGQPIDVLAEQWREKLDKEIRRGQASTTPEALQQSFTKAFQIFAVLMVATVIIGGIKYLISRYHQRLLKRKQAIAAEKQAESESLANHDPDPIEVSYTTPEVLGEQQRLFWQRLPQILSIDRKIGFWKFVQWLLFWVIILGWYFGLFAIFREIPGLATLSGAILGRPLQLLLLWFFIGLVIRISHRIIELLKNNWQNDSTAGLNKFINLGDNQRRDLRISTIAGAIKGMVTVVITASGLLTALTILGIPTGSVVAIGGLLALAVSFGAQSLVKDLVDGFLVLAEDQYAIGDVIDVGFAAGGVENLNLRVTQLRSAGGELVTIPNSAITQVKNLTRSWSRANLSVNVAYDTDPAKAINVLRQVGEDLYNDPEWHDKMLAVPDVLGIDSLTHEGMTITIWIQTAPAQQWSVGRELRFRVRQALTENNIEIGVPRQIYTTNGAANPLVSALESSAES, from the coding sequence ATGCCCTTAATTACCAAACTAAAAAAATATCGACGCAAATATCAACGCTTCTTCTGGCTCGGTTGTGTTGTTTTAGCCCTACTACTGATCATTCCCCATCCTAGCCAAGCTCAGTTTGTGATGCCCCAAGGCTTTAGCACCCAGGGTGATTATCAACCCCCCGGAGTTTCCCGTTATGGCCCCATTGAAGTGGCCCCGGTACGATCGCCCGTTGATAACAGTTTTTTGTTTGATGTGGCATCTCCCACCGTGTATAACCGCCAAGAGAATACCAGCGAGGTCCCCGTAGAGCAGAGAGCCCAGGACATTGAAAGCAAACTGGAATTGGCTATTTTCACACGGGACATGAATCCCGACGATCTAAGGGTAGAAACATCTCGGCTTAACAATGTTGTGGTGGTTACTGTTAGCAATGATGATTATCCCCTCCCCCTGGTGCTGGCCTCCGTTACGGAAAATGATGCCGATTTCAACGGGCAACCTATCGATGTTTTAGCAGAGCAATGGCGGGAAAAACTGGATAAAGAAATTCGTCGGGGCCAGGCCAGCACTACCCCAGAAGCCTTACAGCAATCTTTTACTAAAGCTTTCCAAATATTTGCAGTGCTTATGGTGGCAACGGTCATCATTGGCGGCATTAAATATCTAATTTCTCGTTATCATCAAAGGCTTCTCAAGCGGAAACAGGCGATCGCCGCTGAAAAACAAGCGGAGTCGGAGAGCTTGGCTAACCATGATCCAGACCCCATAGAAGTTAGCTATACTACCCCGGAAGTGCTAGGGGAACAACAACGGCTCTTTTGGCAAAGATTACCCCAAATACTTAGTATCGACCGCAAAATTGGTTTTTGGAAGTTTGTCCAGTGGCTATTATTTTGGGTGATTATCCTCGGTTGGTACTTTGGCTTATTTGCCATCTTCCGGGAAATTCCCGGCCTAGCCACCCTCAGTGGCGCAATTTTAGGCAGGCCCCTGCAATTACTACTGCTATGGTTTTTCATCGGCTTAGTCATCCGCATCAGCCATCGCATCATCGAACTGTTAAAAAACAATTGGCAGAATGATAGTACTGCCGGACTGAATAAATTTATCAATCTAGGGGATAACCAACGGCGAGATCTGCGTATCTCCACCATCGCTGGAGCTATCAAAGGCATGGTGACGGTGGTGATTACCGCCAGCGGTCTGTTAACAGCCCTGACCATCCTGGGGATTCCCACCGGTTCCGTGGTGGCGATCGGGGGGTTATTGGCCTTGGCCGTTTCCTTTGGTGCCCAGAGCTTGGTGAAGGATTTGGTAGATGGATTTTTGGTGTTAGCAGAAGATCAGTATGCCATCGGGGATGTAATTGACGTGGGCTTCGCCGCCGGAGGGGTGGAAAACTTAAACTTGCGGGTGACCCAGTTACGGAGTGCCGGAGGAGAATTGGTCACCATCCCCAACAGTGCCATCACCCAGGTTAAAAATCTGACCCGCTCTTGGTCTCGGGCTAATTTAAGCGTGAATGTGGCCTATGACACTGACCCAGCAAAGGCTATTAATGTCCTGCGCCAGGTGGGGGAAGACCTGTATAATGACCCAGAATGGCACGACAAAATGCTGGCAGTTCCCGATGTGTTGGGCATCGATAGCCTTACCCATGAGGGCATGACCATCACCATTTGGATTCAAACCGCCCCTGCTCAACAGTGGTCTGTGGGCCGAGAATTGCGTTTCCGGGTACGTCAGGCCCTGACGGAAAATAATATCGAAATCGGTGTTCCCAGGCAGATTTACACCACTAATGGGGCCGCCAATCCTCTCGTTAGTGCTCTTGAATCCAGTGCGGAAAGTTAG
- a CDS encoding ATP-dependent 6-phosphofructokinase — translation MGTKRIGILTSGGDCPGLNAIIRSVVKASALKGWEVYGIPYGTDGFVEVAHGKYQAEDLLLTKHGYALPGMLKGLDVLQFLSGSVLGSLSKGHPEQPVIAAAILKGYAMLDLEALIVVGGDGSLDIIYDLATKGNWHIIAIPKTIDNDVPFTDLAVGFSTAVDIVTQALYDLTFTAASHERIIIVQVMGRDAGHLTLHAGIAGGADIILIPEITPCLTPEVIRGCCDQLVNLRQSGRHFALIVISEGVHDQNEQKNKYIADCLTEKISQTSQHLCEIKDPSFCDLTDLDIRATTLGHLQRSGTPLSFDRLLATVFGIKAVELIEQGIYDQVVIWRNGQVEHTDLQPIIGIIKKCHQENRCAFPVDKDGFMVKTAKSLGIYLGEV, via the coding sequence ATGGGCACAAAACGTATTGGAATTTTGACTAGTGGCGGTGATTGTCCTGGCCTCAATGCCATTATTCGATCAGTGGTTAAGGCCTCAGCTCTCAAGGGGTGGGAAGTGTATGGCATTCCCTATGGCACCGATGGTTTTGTTGAAGTCGCCCACGGAAAATACCAAGCAGAGGATTTACTGTTAACCAAACATGGCTATGCTTTGCCTGGAATGCTCAAAGGTTTGGACGTGTTGCAATTTCTCAGTGGTAGCGTTTTAGGTTCCTTGAGTAAAGGGCACCCAGAACAACCTGTGATCGCCGCTGCCATTCTTAAAGGTTATGCCATGCTTGACCTTGAAGCGCTCATTGTTGTTGGTGGCGATGGCAGTTTAGATATTATTTACGACTTAGCTACCAAGGGAAATTGGCATATTATTGCCATTCCTAAAACCATTGATAACGATGTGCCTTTTACCGATTTGGCAGTGGGATTTAGTACTGCAGTGGACATTGTTACCCAAGCTTTATACGACCTCACTTTCACCGCCGCTAGCCATGAACGCATTATCATTGTCCAGGTGATGGGAAGGGATGCGGGGCATTTAACTCTCCATGCGGGTATTGCCGGTGGAGCTGATATTATTTTAATTCCTGAAATTACCCCCTGCCTAACTCCAGAAGTTATCCGTGGTTGCTGTGACCAACTGGTGAATTTGCGTCAATCTGGCCGCCATTTTGCCCTCATTGTTATTTCCGAAGGTGTCCATGATCAAAATGAACAAAAGAATAAGTATATTGCTGACTGTCTAACGGAAAAAATTAGTCAAACTAGCCAGCATCTGTGTGAAATTAAAGATCCTAGTTTTTGTGATTTGACCGATTTGGATATTCGAGCTACCACCCTGGGCCATTTACAACGGAGTGGCACACCTCTATCTTTCGATCGCCTGTTGGCCACGGTGTTTGGCATCAAGGCAGTGGAGTTGATTGAACAGGGGATTTATGACCAAGTGGTGATTTGGCGCAATGGTCAAGTGGAGCACACTGATTTGCAACCCATTATCGGCATCATTAAAAAATGTCACCAGGAAAACCGTTGTGCTTTCCCGGTGGACAAGGATGGCTTTATGGTTAAAACGGCCAAATCGTTGGGCATCTACCTAGGAGAGGTCTAA
- a CDS encoding dihydroorotate dehydrogenase-like protein codes for MDLTTQYLGLNLKSPLMVGSCAPLTEDLDNLKKMEDSGAAAIVLHSFFEEQLRQERLEMHHHLTHGTNSFAEALTYFPEPQVFHVGSEEYLNHIRLAKESLDIPIIGSLNGSTLGGWLDYSQQIEGAGADAIELNIYYVPTDLDVPGTEVEKNYLDIVKTVRAEVKIPVAVKIAPFFSNMAYMAKKFADHGADGLVFFNRFYQPDFDLESLEVYPHILLSTPQSMRLPLHWLAILYGRIDCDLAATSGILHTVDLVKVLMAGAKVTQLVSALLRHGIGYIHTLENSLAHWMEEHEYESVRQMQGSMSQLNCPDPTAFERVQYVKALQTYAPIWKALDPLEPVG; via the coding sequence ATGGATCTCACTACACAGTACCTCGGCTTGAATCTGAAATCTCCCCTCATGGTCGGCTCCTGTGCCCCATTGACAGAAGACCTAGACAATCTCAAAAAAATGGAGGATAGTGGCGCTGCGGCGATCGTGCTCCACTCCTTCTTTGAAGAGCAATTACGGCAAGAAAGATTGGAAATGCATCATCACTTAACCCACGGGACGAATAGTTTTGCTGAAGCTTTAACCTATTTTCCTGAACCTCAGGTTTTTCATGTTGGTTCCGAAGAATATCTCAACCATATTCGCCTAGCCAAAGAGAGTTTAGATATTCCCATTATTGGTAGCTTAAATGGCTCTACCTTAGGAGGATGGTTAGACTATTCCCAACAAATAGAGGGGGCTGGGGCTGACGCCATTGAACTCAATATTTACTACGTACCTACAGATCTAGATGTACCTGGTACAGAAGTGGAAAAGAATTATCTTGACATCGTAAAAACTGTCAGAGCTGAAGTTAAAATTCCCGTTGCAGTCAAAATTGCTCCCTTCTTTAGCAATATGGCCTATATGGCGAAAAAATTTGCCGATCATGGCGCTGATGGACTAGTTTTTTTCAACCGTTTTTACCAGCCAGATTTTGACCTAGAAAGCCTCGAAGTTTATCCCCATATTCTGCTCAGTACCCCCCAAAGCATGCGCCTTCCCTTGCATTGGTTAGCAATTTTATATGGGCGCATTGACTGCGACTTGGCTGCTACCAGTGGGATTTTACACACAGTGGATTTGGTCAAGGTGTTAATGGCCGGGGCAAAAGTTACCCAATTGGTCAGTGCCCTACTGCGGCACGGCATTGGCTATATCCACACTTTAGAAAATAGTTTAGCCCATTGGATGGAAGAGCACGAATATGAATCGGTGCGGCAAATGCAAGGCAGTATGAGTCAACTTAATTGCCCCGATCCCACTGCCTTTGAGCGAGTCCAATATGTCAAAGCTCTGCAGACCTATGCCCCCATTTGGAAAGCCCTTGATCCCCTTGAACCCGTTGGTTAA
- the nifJ gene encoding pyruvate:ferredoxin (flavodoxin) oxidoreductase, translating into MSLPTYATLDGNEAVARVAYQLSEVIAIYPITPSSPMGEWADAWASEHRPNLWKTVPLVVEMQSEGGAAGTVHGALQSGALTTTFTASQGLMLMLPNMHKIAGELTAMVLHVAARSLAAQGLSIFGDHSDVMAARNTGFALLSSNSVQEAHDFALIATATSFATRIPGLHFFDGFRTSHEEQKIELLPESVLRSLIKDEDVVAHRERALTPDRPKLRGTAQNPDVYFQARETVNPFYDVYPAVLERVMAEFGQLTGRHYSPYEYFGHPEAEKVMVLMGSGAETAQETVDFLTAQGEKVGLLKVRLYRPFAGDRLVKSLPKTVQKIAVLDRCKEPGSIGEPLYQDVLTAFFEAGMMPKIIGGRYGLSSKEFTPAMVKGVLDHLQQAEPKNHFTVGINDDLSHTSIDYDPNFSTEADSVVRAIFYGLGSDGTVGANKNSIKIIGEDTDNYAQGYFVYDSKKSGSVTVSHLRFGPKPILSTYLISQANFVACHQWEFLEQFEVLEPAIDGGVFLVNSPYGPEEIWPQFPRKVQQEIIDKNLKVYTINANEVARDAGMGRRTNTVMQTCFFALAGVLPREEAIAKIKQSIQKTYGKKGQEIVEMNIKAVDATLAYLYEVLIPDVVSEDAVAMQPVVPDNAPVFVREVLGKIMARQGDDLPVSALPCDGTYPTGTTQWEKRNVGQEIPVWDPDVCVQCGKCVIVCPHAVIRAKVYNEQELANAPVSFKSTNAKDHDWQGSKFTIQVAAEDCTGCGICVDVCPAKNKSQPRLRAINMEPQLPLREQERTNWDFFLNLPNPDRLGLNLNKISHQQMQEPLFEFSGACAGCGETPYLKLVSQLFGDRMLVANATGCSSIYGGNLPTTPWAQNADGRGPAWSNSLFEDNAEFGLGFRVAIDKQTEFAGELLTTFTEELGETLVTEILENQQTTEADICEQRQWIEQVKNRLQNLETPQAKMFLSVVDYLVKKSVWIIGGDGWAYDIGYGGLDHVLASGRNVNILVMDTEVYSNTGGQASKATPRAAVAKFAAGGKPSPKKDLGLMAMTYGNVYVASIAMGAKNEQSIKAFIEAEAYPGVSLIIAYSHCIAHGINMTTAMNHQKELVDSGRWLLYRYNPLLTDQGKNPLQLDMRSPKIPIDKTVYSENRFAMLTRSQPEEAKRLMKLAQGDVNTRWAMYEYLAKRSLGGESNGKSHSVASSPEAIPKYV; encoded by the coding sequence ATGAGTTTACCTACCTATGCAACCCTCGATGGTAATGAAGCGGTGGCCCGGGTGGCCTATCAGTTGAGTGAAGTCATTGCCATTTATCCCATTACTCCCTCTTCTCCCATGGGGGAATGGGCGGATGCGTGGGCTTCTGAACATCGTCCCAACCTTTGGAAAACGGTGCCTTTGGTGGTGGAGATGCAGAGTGAAGGAGGCGCCGCTGGGACAGTACACGGTGCGTTGCAGTCGGGGGCTTTGACCACTACTTTCACCGCTTCCCAGGGGTTGATGTTGATGTTGCCCAATATGCATAAAATTGCGGGGGAATTAACCGCCATGGTGTTGCATGTGGCGGCCCGTTCTTTGGCAGCCCAGGGTTTATCTATTTTTGGTGATCACAGTGATGTGATGGCGGCCCGTAACACTGGCTTTGCCTTGCTAAGCTCCAATTCTGTACAGGAAGCCCACGATTTTGCTCTGATTGCCACGGCGACAAGTTTTGCCACCAGGATACCGGGACTGCACTTTTTTGATGGTTTCCGCACTTCCCACGAAGAACAAAAAATTGAGTTGTTACCGGAATCCGTTCTCCGCAGTTTAATTAAGGATGAAGATGTGGTGGCCCACCGGGAGCGAGCTTTGACTCCCGATCGCCCGAAGTTGCGGGGGACAGCTCAAAATCCCGATGTCTATTTCCAAGCCAGGGAAACGGTAAATCCCTTCTATGACGTTTATCCCGCAGTGCTGGAACGGGTGATGGCAGAGTTTGGCCAGTTAACCGGCCGTCATTATTCTCCCTACGAATATTTTGGTCATCCAGAGGCGGAAAAGGTGATGGTACTAATGGGTTCCGGTGCGGAAACGGCCCAGGAAACGGTAGATTTTCTCACTGCCCAGGGGGAAAAGGTCGGTCTGCTGAAAGTACGGCTCTATCGTCCCTTTGCTGGCGATCGACTGGTTAAATCTCTACCTAAAACCGTCCAGAAAATTGCTGTGCTGGATCGGTGTAAGGAACCGGGGAGCATTGGGGAACCTCTCTATCAGGATGTGCTGACAGCCTTTTTTGAAGCGGGCATGATGCCGAAAATTATCGGTGGACGTTATGGCCTATCCTCCAAGGAATTTACCCCGGCCATGGTTAAAGGGGTATTGGATCATCTGCAACAGGCTGAGCCGAAAAACCATTTCACCGTGGGTATTAACGACGACCTCAGCCACACCAGCATTGACTATGATCCCAATTTTTCCACTGAAGCGGACTCGGTGGTGCGGGCCATCTTCTACGGCTTGGGTTCCGATGGCACCGTGGGAGCCAATAAAAACTCGATCAAAATCATTGGAGAAGATACGGATAATTACGCCCAGGGCTACTTTGTTTACGACTCGAAAAAATCCGGTTCGGTGACCGTTTCTCACCTCCGCTTTGGCCCCAAACCGATTCTTTCCACCTATTTAATTAGCCAAGCCAATTTTGTCGCCTGTCACCAGTGGGAATTTTTAGAACAGTTTGAGGTGCTGGAACCAGCCATTGATGGCGGGGTATTTCTAGTGAACAGTCCTTACGGCCCCGAGGAAATTTGGCCCCAATTCCCCCGCAAGGTGCAGCAGGAAATTATTGACAAAAATCTCAAGGTTTACACCATTAACGCCAACGAGGTGGCCAGGGATGCAGGCATGGGCCGCCGCACTAATACAGTGATGCAAACCTGTTTTTTCGCCCTCGCAGGGGTTTTACCTCGGGAAGAGGCGATCGCCAAAATTAAGCAATCGATCCAAAAAACCTACGGCAAAAAGGGTCAAGAGATTGTGGAAATGAACATTAAAGCGGTGGATGCCACCTTAGCCTATCTCTATGAAGTACTTATTCCCGATGTCGTCAGTGAGGACGCTGTTGCTATGCAGCCCGTGGTTCCTGATAACGCCCCCGTGTTTGTGCGGGAAGTATTGGGCAAAATCATGGCCCGCCAAGGGGACGATTTACCCGTTAGCGCTTTGCCCTGTGATGGTACCTACCCCACCGGCACCACCCAATGGGAAAAACGCAACGTGGGCCAGGAAATTCCTGTTTGGGATCCCGATGTTTGTGTGCAGTGCGGTAAATGTGTCATTGTTTGCCCCCATGCAGTGATTCGGGCCAAGGTTTACAACGAACAAGAATTGGCTAACGCTCCGGTGAGCTTCAAATCCACTAACGCCAAAGACCACGATTGGCAAGGGTCTAAATTCACCATTCAAGTGGCGGCGGAAGATTGCACCGGTTGCGGCATTTGCGTCGATGTCTGCCCTGCTAAAAATAAATCCCAACCTCGGTTGAGGGCCATCAATATGGAGCCCCAGCTACCTCTGCGGGAACAGGAACGAACCAACTGGGATTTCTTCTTAAACTTACCTAATCCCGATCGCCTAGGGTTAAACCTCAACAAAATCAGCCATCAGCAAATGCAGGAGCCCTTATTTGAATTTTCCGGAGCCTGTGCCGGTTGTGGAGAAACCCCCTATCTCAAACTTGTTAGTCAATTATTTGGCGATCGGATGTTGGTGGCCAATGCCACCGGTTGTTCTTCCATCTATGGCGGTAATTTACCCACTACCCCCTGGGCCCAAAATGCCGACGGTCGGGGCCCGGCCTGGTCCAATTCCCTATTTGAAGATAATGCCGAATTTGGCCTTGGTTTCCGAGTGGCGATCGATAAGCAGACCGAATTTGCCGGGGAATTACTCACAACCTTTACTGAAGAATTGGGGGAAACCCTAGTAACGGAAATTTTAGAAAATCAGCAAACCACCGAAGCCGACATTTGCGAGCAACGACAATGGATAGAACAGGTTAAGAACCGCTTACAAAATCTGGAAACTCCCCAAGCAAAAATGTTTCTTTCCGTGGTGGATTATCTGGTTAAGAAAAGCGTTTGGATCATCGGTGGAGACGGCTGGGCCTACGACATTGGTTACGGCGGTTTAGATCATGTGCTGGCCAGTGGTCGCAATGTCAACATCCTGGTAATGGACACGGAAGTTTATTCCAACACTGGGGGCCAAGCCTCAAAGGCCACCCCCCGGGCCGCTGTAGCTAAATTCGCCGCCGGAGGTAAACCCTCTCCCAAAAAAGATCTGGGCTTGATGGCCATGACCTACGGCAACGTCTATGTGGCCAGCATTGCCATGGGGGCTAAAAATGAACAATCCATCAAAGCCTTTATTGAAGCTGAAGCCTATCCCGGTGTTTCCCTAATCATTGCCTACTCTCACTGCATTGCCCATGGCATCAACATGACCACCGCCATGAATCATCAAAAAGAACTGGTGGACAGTGGCCGTTGGTTACTCTACCGCTACAACCCCTTGTTGACAGATCAAGGCAAAAATCCCCTGCAACTGGATATGCGATCGCCGAAAATCCCCATTGATAAAACGGTGTACTCAGAAAATCGCTTTGCCATGCTCACCCGTAGTCAACCGGAGGAGGCCAAACGTCTAATGAAGTTAGCTCAAGGGGATGTGAACACTCGCTGGGCCATGTACGAATATCTGGCGAAACGCTCTCTGGGTGGGGAAAGTAACGGTAAAAGCCATAGTGTTGCCTCGTCTCCGGAGGCAATTCCTAAATATGTTTAG